A genomic window from Thermoanaerobaculia bacterium includes:
- a CDS encoding FAD-dependent oxidoreductase, which yields MSSERSSHPLSIAVVGGGVAGITAAYLLARKHNVTLFEKNPSIGGHTRTVTHTDPSGKTLAIDMGFIVFNNRTYPCFHEFLRQLKVPVRNSEMSFSFTESDTGFTYAGTGINGLFARRRNLFSVRYWLFLAEILRFCREASKKIKEETVDASLTLGDYLRTIGYRNDLVNWFIKPMGAAIWSTPFQKLLEFPAQAFLHFYNNHGLLSLRDRPQWQTVAGGSHTYVQAFLKTYNGKIYLHSPVHHIERNSAGVELKSKDGSLGSFDRVILATHADEALGLLSEPTAEERRILGAFRYNHNQTVLHTDRGLLPALRRSWASWNVIQWQDMGPEHPVPVTYHMNRLQGFSSDCEFFVTLNQGNRVANDTIIDDVVFSHPLYTLDAIRAQKSLSSLQGVLHTHYCGSYHGYGFHEDAVRSSVRMVESFGISL from the coding sequence GTGTCCAGCGAACGTAGCAGCCATCCTCTTTCCATTGCCGTGGTTGGCGGAGGGGTTGCCGGAATAACCGCCGCATATCTTCTTGCCCGCAAACACAACGTCACACTCTTTGAAAAAAATCCTTCTATCGGTGGTCATACGAGAACCGTGACACATACGGATCCGTCAGGAAAGACCCTCGCGATCGACATGGGATTTATCGTTTTTAACAATCGGACCTATCCATGCTTCCACGAATTTCTCCGTCAACTGAAAGTGCCTGTACGAAATTCTGAAATGTCCTTTTCCTTTACCGAGTCTGATACGGGCTTCACCTACGCGGGGACCGGCATCAATGGTCTCTTTGCGCGACGCAGGAACCTTTTTTCAGTTCGATACTGGCTCTTCCTGGCGGAGATCCTCCGTTTTTGCCGGGAGGCCAGTAAAAAAATAAAAGAAGAGACAGTGGATGCCTCGCTAACTCTTGGGGACTATCTTCGCACGATAGGGTACCGTAACGATCTCGTGAATTGGTTCATTAAACCCATGGGGGCAGCGATCTGGTCCACTCCTTTTCAGAAATTATTGGAGTTTCCTGCCCAGGCCTTTCTGCATTTTTACAATAACCACGGCCTTCTTTCCCTGAGAGACCGGCCCCAATGGCAGACAGTTGCAGGAGGAAGTCACACTTACGTGCAAGCCTTTCTTAAAACATATAACGGCAAGATTTATCTGCATTCACCCGTTCACCATATCGAGCGAAACTCCGCCGGAGTCGAACTGAAATCCAAGGACGGCAGCCTTGGCTCCTTTGACCGGGTAATCCTGGCAACCCACGCAGATGAGGCTCTGGGATTACTGTCCGAACCTACAGCCGAAGAGCGCCGGATTCTGGGGGCATTTCGATATAACCATAATCAAACCGTTCTCCACACGGACAGAGGTTTGCTGCCCGCATTGAGACGCTCATGGGCCTCATGGAATGTCATACAATGGCAGGATATGGGACCGGAGCATCCGGTTCCCGTCACCTACCATATGAACCGGCTTCAGGGATTTTCGTCCGATTGCGAATTTTTTGTTACCCTGAACCAGGGTAATCGTGTTGCTAACGATACAATCATTGACGATGTTGTCTTTTCCCATCCACTGTACACACTGGATGCCATTCGAGCTCAAAAATCCCTTTCCTCGCTCCAGGGAGTTCTTCATACACACTATTGTGGCAGTTATCACGGTTATGGGTTTCATGAAGACGCGGTTCGATCTTCCGTTCGTATGGTCGAATCCTTTGGCATCTCCCTGT
- a CDS encoding cation:proton antiporter has translation MLLSLIEAILVISGLSLGVLWICHRIRVPSVVGLLLTGILAGPHGLRLVHGIHEVEVLAEIGIIFLLFAIGIEFSFRSFIRGARDLLSGGSLQVVLTTAMGAGILLLAGRSLKTAMVGGLLLALSSTAVVIRLLQDRTELDSSHGRLSVNILIFQDLAAVLVMAAIPLLSGVGGPGGPPLVEFIEGAAMLTVTLVGGWYFFPKLLHQLSMTRNREIFLLGVLFVGFGLSWLAARAGLSPALGAFLAGLLISESDYAHYAIGNILPLRDIFTSLFFISMGMLFQVKVFLHSPLLLLFLAAAITMVKFLIITLIALLLRYPFHTSLLTGLTLAQVGEFSFVVGRLALGNGLIDTSIFDLFLISAILTLLATPFLMAMGPKLAHRVRPGLKAGSSTSREKDVDLIIAGYGAVGQTLTRVARRAGVHFAIIELNPANIRAARKEGYTVLAGDASFSSILQHAGILKADLLAVTLPDNESTRQTVRAARELSPDIPILVRTRYFSEVDTLQRIGATEILVEEEEMAAAMSRKLLSHMNLPQATIETCIQALRGKQEP, from the coding sequence ATGTTGCTCTCTCTGATTGAAGCGATCCTCGTGATCTCAGGCCTCTCTCTGGGAGTCCTGTGGATCTGTCACAGGATCAGGGTTCCCTCTGTTGTGGGGCTTCTACTTACGGGTATCCTGGCAGGCCCGCACGGGTTGCGGCTGGTTCACGGAATTCACGAAGTGGAAGTCCTGGCTGAGATCGGCATCATTTTTCTTCTTTTCGCCATCGGGATTGAATTTTCTTTCCGTTCCTTCATCCGTGGAGCGAGGGACCTTCTGAGCGGAGGAAGCCTGCAGGTCGTTCTGACGACCGCCATGGGAGCCGGGATCCTGCTCCTTGCCGGCCGCAGCCTGAAAACAGCCATGGTAGGCGGACTTCTGCTCGCCCTCAGTTCCACCGCCGTGGTGATTCGTCTCCTTCAGGATCGAACGGAGCTTGACAGTTCTCACGGGCGGCTTAGCGTCAACATTCTTATCTTTCAGGATCTGGCTGCCGTACTTGTTATGGCCGCCATCCCCCTTCTCTCCGGGGTCGGGGGCCCCGGAGGCCCCCCCCTTGTCGAGTTTATCGAGGGGGCGGCCATGCTGACCGTCACCCTTGTGGGAGGCTGGTACTTCTTCCCGAAGCTTCTCCACCAACTGAGTATGACCCGGAATCGTGAGATTTTCCTTCTTGGTGTCCTCTTCGTCGGATTCGGTCTGTCGTGGCTTGCAGCCCGCGCGGGTCTCTCCCCTGCCCTGGGGGCCTTTCTTGCCGGGCTGCTGATCTCCGAATCGGACTATGCCCACTATGCCATAGGAAATATCCTGCCTCTGCGGGACATCTTCACCTCTCTCTTTTTCATTTCCATGGGAATGCTCTTTCAGGTAAAGGTGTTTCTCCACTCCCCGCTTCTCCTGCTTTTCCTGGCTGCAGCCATTACGATGGTAAAATTCCTGATCATCACCTTGATCGCTCTCCTCCTGCGCTATCCTTTCCATACATCTCTTCTGACGGGACTCACACTCGCCCAGGTGGGAGAATTCTCCTTTGTGGTCGGGCGTCTGGCTCTGGGAAACGGCTTGATTGACACCAGTATATTTGATCTTTTTTTGATTTCAGCAATCCTGACCCTTCTGGCCACACCATTTCTGATGGCCATGGGACCGAAGCTGGCCCACCGGGTTCGACCTGGACTCAAGGCAGGTTCTTCAACATCCCGCGAAAAGGATGTCGATCTCATCATCGCCGGTTATGGTGCTGTCGGTCAAACGCTGACCCGGGTGGCACGCAGGGCCGGGGTTCACTTCGCGATTATCGAATTGAATCCTGCAAATATACGAGCTGCCCGGAAGGAAGGATACACCGTACTCGCGGGAGATGCCTCCTTCTCTTCGATTCTCCAGCATGCCGGGATCTTGAAGGCAGATCTTCTTGCCGTCACTCTTCCCGACAACGAAAGTACCCGTCAGACGGTCCGGGCGGCACGGGAACTCTCGCCCGACATCCCGATTCTGGTCCGAACCCGGTACTTCAGTGAGGTGGACACCCTTCAGAGAATTGGCGCCACAGAAATTCTTGTCGAAGAGGAAGAAATGGCCGCAGCCATGTCCAGGAAGCTTCTATCGCACATGAATCTGCCTCAAGCAACGATCGAGACCTGCATCCAGGCGCTTCGAGGGAAACAGGAACCATGA
- the serS gene encoding serine--tRNA ligase produces MLARDFVRNNIEALKTMLAQRSMADQVDLEAFTQVEEERRTILKELEHLRHLKNDASQEIARSKKEKRDADHLITEMKKVGEEIRSMEDRLRDVESSLESLELTLPNLFHASIPIGPDSTYNRIERSWGEPADFPFPPRPHWEIGETLGILDFPRASKISGARFAVLMGAGARLERALINYFLDRNTSRGYREVLPPFMVNRDSCTGTGQLPKFESDLFKIEGWDYFLVPTAEIPVTNLHREEVLSADQLPLAYCAYTPCFRSEAGSYGKDTRGLIRQHQFNKVELVRFSRPEVSYDELEKLTGHAEALLQELNLPYRVVTLASGDLGFSSAKTYDLEVWLPSQDTYREISSCSNFEDFQARRARIRYKDPDTGKNEFVHTLNGSGLAVGRTLVAILETYQQADGTVLIPEALHPYMGGVEIIEPA; encoded by the coding sequence ATGCTTGCCCGTGACTTTGTAAGGAATAACATTGAAGCCCTTAAAACGATGCTGGCTCAGCGATCGATGGCGGACCAGGTCGACCTGGAGGCCTTTACTCAGGTAGAGGAAGAACGGCGGACAATCCTTAAGGAACTGGAGCATTTGCGTCACCTTAAGAATGATGCATCCCAGGAGATCGCCAGAAGCAAAAAGGAAAAACGGGATGCCGACCATCTCATCACCGAGATGAAAAAAGTGGGAGAAGAGATTCGATCCATGGAAGACAGGCTCCGTGATGTGGAATCTTCCCTGGAAAGTCTGGAACTCACTCTTCCCAACCTTTTCCACGCATCCATTCCCATCGGGCCCGATTCCACCTACAACCGGATCGAACGATCCTGGGGTGAGCCCGCGGATTTTCCCTTTCCGCCCCGTCCCCACTGGGAGATCGGGGAAACGCTGGGGATTCTGGACTTTCCGCGTGCTTCCAAGATCTCGGGTGCCCGTTTTGCGGTTTTGATGGGAGCCGGGGCCCGTCTTGAACGGGCTTTGATCAACTATTTTCTCGACCGGAATACTTCCCGCGGATATCGGGAGGTCCTGCCTCCCTTCATGGTCAACCGGGACTCCTGCACAGGAACCGGACAGCTTCCAAAATTCGAGAGTGATCTATTCAAGATAGAGGGTTGGGATTATTTCCTGGTTCCCACGGCAGAAATTCCTGTCACCAATCTTCACCGGGAAGAGGTACTTTCCGCTGATCAATTACCCCTTGCATATTGTGCCTACACACCTTGTTTTCGATCCGAGGCGGGATCCTACGGTAAGGATACCCGGGGGTTGATCCGTCAACACCAGTTCAACAAGGTCGAACTAGTCCGTTTCAGCCGTCCCGAAGTATCGTATGATGAGCTGGAGAAGCTGACCGGACACGCGGAGGCTCTGCTGCAGGAGCTGAATCTTCCCTATCGTGTCGTTACCCTCGCCTCTGGAGATCTTGGATTTTCGTCGGCCAAGACCTACGATCTGGAAGTCTGGCTGCCGTCCCAAGATACCTACCGGGAAATTTCATCATGCTCTAATTTTGAAGATTTCCAGGCCCGCCGTGCACGGATCCGCTATAAGGACCCCGATACGGGAAAGAACGAGTTCGTTCATACTCTGAATGGAAGCGGCCTGGCTGTGGGACGCACCCTCGTCGCGATTCTGGAAACGTACCAGCAGGCCGACGGAACCGTCCTGATTCCGGAAGCACTCCACCCATATATGGGGGGAGTGGAAATCATCGAACCTGCCTGA
- the mutS gene encoding DNA mismatch repair protein MutS, whose amino-acid sequence MSTSTTPMMKQYLEIKSRYRDAILLYRMGDFYEMFFEDAEVAAPILQITLTSRDGEIPMCGIPHHALDSYLIKLIRSGNKIAICEQMEDPSQAKGLVRREVVRVLTPGCIPESVGLEERDHHYLASYDGETLGLMDVSTGSIHLYSVQRSSIVDHMRLFPIKEILLPGTPAEFELTGVSIPITPLDISYFDRRAGMQQLSKILGTASLKGFGLMEGDPRSGVAGALLRYVRETQFRDDAVAVDLIVHDEQKVIDATSIRNLEIFQSSLGDPRHSLHAVLDRTMTPMGARLLRTWMREPLSSLEEIQHRLGAVEELVRRRELRQSLSETCKGMGDLERQTSRVAYGREHPRDLLAIADTLDRSSAIYELLATVERSTLLKELRDTLNPPMDLAAQIRETLVDQPPLQIREGGLIRDGVDERLDEARSIQSESRSAILALEETERRATGISNLKVGYNRVYGYYVEVSRGQVSRVPEHYIRKQTLVNAERFITPGIKELEEKILHANETVASLELELYEDLRNAVLLETNRIMHVARNLAIMDCLLSFATAARDGNYVKPDMHTGSSLSLRESRHPVVEKVLREEPFTPNDCDIPEEGRRILIITGPNMGGKSTYLRQVALAAYMSHIGSFVPATEASIPLFDRIFTRVGAFDQLAQGESTFMVEMLELAQILRKATDRSLIILDEVGRGTATFDGLSLAWAVVEHIHEQIGAKTLFATHYHELTELALLLPGVRNLSVDVKEFEGKIFFIHRIVDGTADRSYGIEVAHLAGVPSEIVSRAKEVLANLEKSELDPRGIPRAAQGMTDVGQRQLTLFPSATDIVADQIRSIDLDSLKPLDALTLLARFQSRLNRED is encoded by the coding sequence GTGAGCACATCTACGACACCCATGATGAAGCAGTATCTGGAAATCAAATCTCGCTACAGGGATGCGATACTTCTCTATCGAATGGGTGATTTTTACGAGATGTTCTTTGAGGACGCGGAAGTTGCGGCTCCCATCCTCCAGATTACTCTGACATCCCGTGATGGAGAGATTCCCATGTGCGGAATCCCTCACCATGCTCTCGATTCCTATCTGATCAAACTGATCCGTTCAGGAAACAAAATCGCCATTTGCGAGCAGATGGAAGACCCATCCCAGGCAAAGGGACTGGTCCGTCGGGAAGTCGTGCGTGTCCTGACACCGGGATGTATCCCGGAAAGCGTCGGGCTTGAGGAACGGGATCACCATTACCTTGCCTCGTACGATGGAGAAACCCTGGGTCTCATGGACGTATCAACCGGTTCGATTCACCTTTATTCGGTACAGAGATCCTCCATCGTTGATCATATGAGGCTCTTTCCCATTAAGGAAATCCTTCTTCCCGGCACACCGGCAGAGTTTGAATTGACCGGAGTCTCGATCCCGATCACCCCCCTGGATATCTCCTACTTTGACAGGCGAGCCGGGATGCAGCAACTGAGTAAGATCCTCGGCACGGCTTCCTTGAAGGGCTTCGGTCTCATGGAAGGTGATCCACGCTCCGGGGTAGCGGGTGCGCTTCTCCGCTATGTTCGAGAAACGCAGTTCAGGGATGATGCGGTAGCCGTGGATCTCATCGTCCATGACGAACAGAAGGTCATTGACGCAACCTCAATTCGGAACCTGGAGATTTTTCAGTCATCCCTCGGGGATCCGCGGCACAGCCTCCATGCCGTTCTGGACCGAACCATGACCCCCATGGGAGCACGCCTGCTCCGCACCTGGATGCGTGAGCCCCTCTCCAGTCTGGAGGAAATCCAGCACCGCCTTGGAGCCGTGGAAGAGCTCGTACGTCGACGTGAGTTACGCCAGTCCCTGTCCGAAACATGCAAAGGAATGGGCGATCTGGAGAGACAGACCTCCCGGGTGGCCTACGGGCGGGAACATCCGAGGGATCTTCTGGCCATCGCAGACACACTGGATCGATCTTCTGCCATATACGAGCTTCTTGCGACGGTGGAACGCTCCACTCTTCTGAAGGAGCTGCGGGACACCCTGAATCCTCCGATGGATCTTGCTGCGCAAATCCGGGAAACCCTTGTCGACCAGCCGCCTCTCCAGATAAGGGAAGGAGGGCTGATTCGAGATGGTGTCGATGAACGTCTGGATGAGGCAAGATCCATTCAGAGTGAATCCCGTTCTGCCATTCTCGCCCTGGAAGAGACAGAAAGAAGAGCAACGGGGATCTCAAACCTGAAAGTAGGGTACAACCGTGTCTATGGATACTACGTTGAAGTGTCCAGGGGACAGGTATCCAGGGTGCCTGAGCATTACATCCGCAAACAGACGCTTGTGAATGCGGAACGATTCATTACGCCCGGCATCAAGGAACTGGAGGAAAAGATCCTTCATGCCAATGAGACCGTGGCCTCCCTGGAATTGGAACTCTACGAAGATCTCCGCAACGCGGTTCTTCTGGAAACAAACCGTATTATGCATGTAGCCCGCAACCTGGCGATCATGGATTGTTTACTCTCCTTTGCAACCGCAGCCCGGGATGGCAACTATGTCAAACCTGATATGCACACGGGTTCGTCCCTTTCTCTCAGGGAGAGCCGCCATCCCGTCGTGGAAAAGGTCCTCAGGGAAGAGCCCTTCACTCCAAATGATTGTGATATTCCCGAAGAAGGCCGGCGGATCCTGATTATTACGGGACCCAACATGGGTGGAAAATCAACCTATCTGCGCCAGGTCGCCCTCGCGGCATATATGAGCCATATTGGATCATTCGTCCCGGCAACAGAGGCATCCATTCCCCTCTTCGATCGGATATTTACTCGTGTAGGAGCCTTCGATCAACTGGCCCAGGGAGAGAGTACTTTCATGGTGGAGATGCTGGAACTCGCTCAGATTCTGAGAAAGGCCACCGATCGCAGTTTGATCATTCTGGACGAAGTAGGGCGAGGGACGGCAACCTTCGATGGACTCTCCCTGGCATGGGCCGTAGTGGAACACATCCATGAGCAGATTGGCGCCAAGACGCTCTTTGCCACCCATTATCATGAGCTGACCGAACTGGCCCTTCTCTTACCGGGAGTCAGAAATCTCTCCGTCGACGTTAAGGAATTCGAAGGTAAGATTTTCTTTATCCATCGGATCGTTGACGGTACCGCAGACCGAAGTTACGGGATCGAGGTGGCTCACCTTGCCGGGGTTCCTTCCGAAATCGTTTCACGTGCCAAGGAAGTCCTCGCCAATCTAGAAAAGAGTGAACTCGACCCCCGGGGAATCCCTCGCGCAGCCCAGGGAATGACCGACGTGGGGCAGAGACAGCTTACCCTCTTCCCTTCAGCAACGGATATCGTGGCGGATCAGATCCGATCCATCGATCTGGACTCATTGAAGCCGCTGGACGCCCTCACTCTCCTTGCCAGATTTCAATCCCGGCTCAATCGGGAAGACTGA
- a CDS encoding S8 family serine peptidase, with translation MIFRACLCILLFLPAISTATTLHLVSGTLDFDTLPQIGELSDSGNLALVTLRDPSVLLNPNLEGLTLLGHVESGIYFVHLLPQAQKLIETGLITSVRSVPPELKISPRVQEFQTTAVRLLDENHIPSLGSGTLLRQSGSTLSVSADRQTLLQIARSSNVLWVEPVPTWTLRNDLTSWVIQSDLPYVYSLYTRGLSGEGEIVGHIDGPPSRTSCYFEDPFNPIGPDHRKYVAYHSTYETYVDGHGTHTAGTVAGFAEGEANNGIAYNARLTTTNIYDVFPFGETQLYDVFTRAYNEGARIHTNSWGDDATTAYTQWCADIDTFTHDYEDNLVLFSVSNGLFLKTPENAKNTLAMGASYQYPQEDSICSGGMGPTSDGRLKPELFTPGCGIRSAASNSPCGTITLSGTSMASPAAAAAAALTREYFLKGYYPYGIAGGQSITPTGSLIKAILLSATRDMPDPDGYPTMQEGWGHLVLDDALYFSGERRRLFVSDIRHSDGLVEFQVHTYSITVKSNTEPLRIALTWADYPAVPFATQIVVNNLDLKVTAPNGIYLGNNFLNGKSRRNGAPDPLNNVEQVIIDNPEAGTYTIEVRGTSIPVPSQGYALVVTGDIVVDTSEIYAGVAHKGGASGTSWKSDMVLANFSSSVQEITVAYQEAGYDTSRTSQTFQVDGQSALHVPDVIGSFLDRDSFGFLEVEVPVETAAVVRTFNQTETGQLGQNILAPSVILRSGGTIYLPGLFQDSSRRTNLGWINKDHDQVSAALTLLGPDGLELASMTEVFQPDSMVQEPLTRYFPNIETSGATLRIDALNGSELLVYASVVTMVTGDAVYIPGMIPQTAGFFPVIASSPGSRNSLWRTEIILFNPLDSEQEIHFHARLFVDGIWKSYQTQVNLHMHETARYSDILNELFNLEEALGYLEISGTLTGGGRIYSSESIDSSVGQYVPFTVGPEVTNWRLVSFPADQRRTNIGILNRGESTTYCALKPLGEENEVIVGIPAMSLKQISVDDLYEDDAFTWAINCDGAVYTYASSVDNLSQDAVFLTGMVKEGLGLRW, from the coding sequence ATGATTTTTCGAGCATGTCTGTGCATCCTCCTCTTTCTTCCTGCGATCAGCACCGCCACGACCCTGCACCTTGTTTCAGGAACGTTAGATTTCGACACACTTCCACAGATCGGGGAACTTTCCGACTCCGGGAATCTTGCGCTTGTTACACTCCGTGATCCCAGTGTCCTGTTGAATCCAAATCTGGAAGGCCTGACCCTCCTTGGTCATGTGGAATCAGGGATCTATTTCGTCCATCTCCTGCCCCAGGCACAGAAACTGATCGAGACGGGATTGATCACATCAGTACGCTCGGTTCCTCCGGAACTCAAGATCTCACCGCGGGTGCAGGAATTTCAAACCACTGCAGTCCGGCTGCTGGATGAAAATCATATACCCTCTCTCGGATCCGGAACTTTGCTCCGGCAATCGGGTTCCACCCTGTCGGTTTCTGCAGATCGACAGACCCTCCTCCAGATCGCCCGATCATCGAATGTTCTCTGGGTAGAACCGGTTCCGACCTGGACGCTTCGGAACGATCTGACCTCCTGGGTAATTCAAAGTGATTTACCTTATGTCTATTCTCTTTACACCAGGGGATTAAGTGGGGAGGGTGAAATTGTGGGTCACATCGACGGCCCCCCTTCTCGGACATCCTGCTACTTTGAAGATCCGTTCAACCCCATAGGTCCTGATCATCGGAAATATGTTGCATACCATTCAACCTACGAAACGTATGTCGATGGTCATGGTACCCACACGGCAGGAACCGTAGCCGGGTTCGCTGAAGGAGAAGCCAATAACGGAATCGCCTACAACGCTCGATTAACGACCACAAATATCTATGATGTCTTCCCGTTTGGAGAGACCCAGCTGTACGATGTCTTTACTCGTGCCTACAATGAGGGAGCCAGAATCCATACGAACTCCTGGGGTGACGACGCAACAACCGCATATACGCAGTGGTGCGCCGATATTGATACGTTTACGCATGATTACGAAGACAATCTGGTCCTCTTCTCCGTCTCCAACGGACTTTTTCTTAAAACCCCGGAGAATGCAAAAAACACCCTCGCCATGGGAGCTTCATATCAGTACCCACAGGAAGATTCCATCTGTTCCGGCGGCATGGGGCCCACCAGTGACGGCCGCCTGAAGCCCGAACTTTTTACCCCGGGCTGCGGGATCCGTTCCGCGGCATCCAATTCCCCCTGTGGGACGATCACGCTCAGCGGCACAAGCATGGCCTCCCCGGCGGCAGCAGCTGCCGCTGCCCTGACCAGAGAGTATTTTCTAAAGGGTTACTATCCATACGGAATCGCGGGAGGCCAGAGCATTACCCCCACAGGCAGCCTAATCAAGGCAATTCTCCTCTCGGCCACCCGGGATATGCCAGATCCGGACGGCTATCCCACGATGCAGGAAGGCTGGGGACATCTTGTGCTGGACGATGCACTCTACTTTTCCGGTGAGCGCCGAAGACTCTTCGTCAGTGACATCCGCCATTCCGATGGACTGGTGGAATTCCAGGTCCACACCTATTCCATAACAGTGAAAAGTAATACGGAACCCCTGAGAATTGCTCTCACGTGGGCGGATTACCCGGCTGTCCCCTTTGCCACTCAGATCGTCGTAAACAACCTTGACCTCAAAGTGACCGCACCCAACGGAATTTACCTCGGCAACAACTTTCTGAACGGCAAATCACGAAGAAACGGAGCCCCGGACCCTCTGAACAACGTGGAACAGGTGATCATTGACAACCCGGAGGCGGGGACCTACACCATCGAAGTGCGTGGGACCTCGATTCCCGTACCCTCCCAGGGGTATGCTCTGGTGGTCACAGGAGATATCGTCGTCGACACCTCCGAAATCTATGCCGGTGTAGCCCACAAGGGAGGGGCAAGCGGCACCTCCTGGAAAAGTGATATGGTTCTGGCCAATTTCTCATCCTCGGTCCAGGAAATCACAGTGGCCTATCAGGAAGCTGGCTACGACACATCCCGAACCAGCCAGACCTTTCAGGTAGACGGACAGTCGGCTCTTCATGTACCGGATGTCATCGGTTCCTTTCTTGACCGCGACAGCTTCGGGTTCCTGGAAGTGGAAGTACCCGTAGAGACGGCGGCAGTGGTTCGCACCTTCAACCAGACCGAAACCGGTCAGCTTGGACAGAATATTCTTGCTCCTTCAGTCATCCTCCGATCGGGAGGCACGATTTACCTTCCCGGACTTTTTCAGGATTCTTCCCGAAGAACCAACCTCGGCTGGATTAATAAGGATCATGACCAGGTTTCGGCTGCCCTTACCCTCCTGGGGCCGGATGGTCTGGAACTGGCATCAATGACAGAAGTGTTTCAACCGGACTCCATGGTCCAGGAACCCCTGACGCGCTACTTCCCCAATATTGAAACCTCAGGGGCGACCCTTCGAATCGATGCCCTGAACGGCTCCGAACTTCTCGTCTATGCTTCGGTAGTCACAATGGTCACAGGTGATGCCGTTTACATTCCCGGAATGATTCCCCAGACGGCAGGCTTTTTCCCGGTCATTGCTTCTTCCCCGGGCTCACGGAACAGTCTCTGGAGAACTGAAATCATTCTCTTTAACCCCCTCGATTCCGAGCAGGAAATCCACTTCCATGCCCGTCTCTTCGTTGACGGCATCTGGAAATCTTATCAAACCCAGGTAAATCTTCACATGCATGAAACGGCCCGTTACTCTGATATCCTGAATGAACTTTTCAATCTGGAAGAGGCTCTTGGCTATCTGGAAATATCCGGTACGCTCACCGGCGGAGGGAGAATCTATTCAAGCGAGTCGATCGATTCCTCGGTAGGCCAGTATGTGCCCTTCACGGTCGGACCCGAAGTCACAAACTGGCGACTTGTCTCCTTTCCCGCAGATCAGCGCAGGACCAATATTGGAATTCTCAACCGGGGCGAATCAACGACGTATTGTGCGCTCAAGCCCCTGGGCGAGGAAAACGAAGTCATTGTTGGCATTCCTGCCATGAGCCTCAAACAGATCAGCGTCGACGATCTCTATGAAGATGATGCATTCACCTGGGCCATTAACTGTGACGGTGCCGTCTACACCTATGCATCCAGCGTGGACAACCTTTCCCAGGACGCGGTCTTCCTGACCGGGATGGTCAAAGAGGGTCTGGGGCTTCGCTGGTGA
- the smpB gene encoding SsrA-binding protein SmpB produces MKSDQPKDVINVCVNRKARHDYEIIETFEAGIVLTGPEVKSLREGRANLKDSYIAFETGEAFLVGAHISPYPHAWHVLQEPERNRKLLLHSREISRLSGKVTAKGLTVIPLKIYFKKGRAKVEIALARGRREYEKKDAIKERIMEREARQAIKG; encoded by the coding sequence GTGAAATCAGATCAGCCAAAAGATGTAATCAACGTATGTGTCAACCGGAAAGCCCGGCATGACTACGAGATCATCGAGACGTTCGAGGCAGGAATTGTTCTCACCGGGCCTGAGGTAAAATCCCTCCGGGAAGGGCGGGCCAACCTCAAGGACAGCTATATTGCCTTTGAAACGGGAGAGGCTTTTCTTGTTGGAGCCCATATCAGTCCGTATCCCCACGCCTGGCATGTCCTTCAGGAGCCGGAGCGAAATCGGAAGCTTCTTCTCCATTCACGTGAAATTTCGCGTCTTTCGGGAAAAGTGACGGCTAAGGGATTGACGGTGATCCCATTGAAGATCTATTTCAAAAAGGGAAGAGCCAAAGTGGAAATTGCGCTGGCCAGAGGACGGAGAGAGTACGAAAAGAAAGATGCCATAAAGGAAAGAATTATGGAGCGCGAGGCCCGACAGGCAATCAAGGGGTAG
- a CDS encoding GNAT family N-acetyltransferase, with protein sequence MVLSYPKSCTLRDGRTATIRLLSSGDGDKLYRLFMTLKPESRRFLYDDVTDRRVVDTWIQELDYDRILPLVVELDGTLVADGTLHRKNFGPLRHVGRVRVVVLETCHGLGVGTILMQELIDVAKREGLKILSSTAAEYEEGPAIQTLKALGFRRAALVPHYLMDPQGVTHSMAILTKSLT encoded by the coding sequence ATGGTATTGTCCTATCCGAAATCCTGCACGCTGCGAGATGGTCGAACAGCAACCATTCGTTTATTGTCTTCGGGCGACGGGGACAAACTTTACAGGTTGTTTATGACCCTGAAACCGGAATCCCGCCGCTTTCTCTATGACGATGTAACGGACCGCCGTGTCGTCGACACCTGGATACAGGAATTGGACTACGACCGTATCCTCCCCCTGGTCGTGGAACTGGATGGTACCCTCGTTGCAGACGGAACTCTGCATCGAAAAAACTTCGGCCCGCTGCGTCACGTCGGACGCGTACGGGTGGTCGTTCTCGAAACCTGCCATGGTCTTGGTGTAGGGACGATTCTGATGCAGGAACTGATCGATGTCGCAAAGCGGGAGGGACTGAAAATCCTATCCTCCACGGCGGCCGAATATGAAGAAGGGCCGGCCATCCAGACTCTGAAAGCCCTGGGATTTCGAAGAGCCGCCCTGGTCCCCCACTACCTGATGGATCCGCAGGGAGTGACCCATTCCATGGCCATTCTCACGAAATCTCTGACCTGA